Genomic segment of Pseudothermotoga hypogea DSM 11164 = NBRC 106472:
CGTTGAACGTGCTTCTTTCTGCGATTGGTTTGAACAAGATCAACTGGTTCTATGAGTATCCACTTTTGACGATCATCGTCTTCAACGTCTGGCGAGGAACTGCCTACTCCATGCTATTGTTTTCTGCTGCCTTGGAAACGATCCCACCTTCTTATCTTGAAACTGCGGAAGTGATAGGCGCATCGAGTTGGAGAAAATTCAAAGACGTCGTTTTCCCAAACATAAAATCTTACATACTGACCGACCTGATTCTCATAACACTTTGGACCTTCAACGTTTTCACTCCCTATTTGCTTACTGGTGGAGGTCCCTCGTTCAGGACTGAACTTCTGTCGATATACATTTACCGAACGGCATTTCGATACTTCAAACTCGGTTACGGTGCATCCATCGCCACGATCGCGTTGTTGATCAACTTCGCGCTCGCGATGTTCTATTTGAGCCTGTCCAGGAGGAGAAGGGCATGAAAGATCCAAGAAGAACGAGCAAGATCGTTTCCTACATAATCCTCGCACCCATCGTGGCTTTCTTCATCTGCCCCATAGTCTGGCTCGTTGTCACGCCGTTTTCAATCAGACCTTCTCTGTTCATCTCTCTGAGCGGATTCACGTTGAACAATTTCGCGCGCGTCTTCCAGAACCGGACCGCGATAAACGCCTTTCGCAACAGCCTCGTGATCTCCGTTTCGGTGGTCGTCTTGGTGACGACGTGTGCGCTGTTCGCAGCTTATGTTCTTTCCAGGCACGATTTTAAGGGGAGAAACGTTCTTCTGTACATGCTCGTGCTTTTTTCGAGTGTGGTGAGTGGTGCCGCTGCGATGGTACCGATATTCATCTTGAATCTGAGGCTCGGATTGGTTAACACCGAACTGGGTGTGATTTTGACGCTGTCGGGTGGGATTATGCCCACCGCTTTGTTCATCTTGAAAGACTTCTTCGACTCGATACCAAGAACTTACGAAGAAGCGGCGCTCGTGGATGGGAGTTCCCCTATGCAGGTCATGTTTCGCATCTTCTTACCACTCTCGAGCAAGGGGATCATCGTCATAGCGATGCTCGTTTTCACACAGTCTTGGAGCAACTTCCTTGTGCCGTTCGTTCTTCTCAGATCGACGAGCAAGTACCCTGTTTCAGTTGCGATCTACACTTTTTTTAGTGAGGTGGGCGTTCCGGACATAGGCATGATATCGGCGTACGCTTTTCTTTACACCCTGCCCGTTATCTTTGCCTACGTGCTCATAGAACGTAAATTCGGTTTTTCCTTCTATGGTGGCATCAAAGGTTGAGGGGGTAAGAACTTTGTCGTGGATCGTTTTGGAGAGTGTGACGAAGAGATTCTCAAACGTTGTAGCGGTCAACAAGGTGAATTTGCAGATCGAAAGGCAAGACTTCTTCACGTTGCTCGGACCTTCCGGCTGTGGAAAAACGACCACGTTGAGGCTCATCGCTGGACTGGAGTTTCCAGACGAAGGAAAGATCTACATCGCCCAAAGGGATGTCACGATGGAACTTCCGAAGAACAGAAACGTGGCGATGGTTTTTCAGAATTATGCACTTTATCCCCACATGACCGTTAGGGAGAACATCGCCTATCCATTGCTCGTTAGGAAGGTTCCAAAGAAAGAGATCGAAAGGAAGGTTGCGTTCGTTGCGGAGAGCCTTCAGATATCCGATTTACTTGAAAGGTACCCTCAACAGATCAGCGGAGGACAACAGCAGAGAGTCGCATTGGCGAGAGCAGTGATACAGACACCAAACGTGTTCTTGTTGGATGAACCGTTGAGTAACCTTGACGCGAAGCTGAGGATAGAGGCGAGGAGTTTCTTGAAGAGGCTCAGTATGGAACTCGGAACGAGCGTAGTCTACGTGACACACGATCAGTCCGAAGCGATGGCGCTTTCGACGAAGATCGCTGTGATGAACCAAGGCCATGTACTCCAGGTGGGAACACCGAGACAAATATACGATACACCGGCGAACACCTTCGTGGCGTCATTCATAGGCAATCCACCGATGAACATCGTCGAATGTCGATTTGATGGTCCGGCATGCATTCTGGACGGTCAAAAGATCGATCTTTCAGAGCTGGCACTGATTGAGTTCCCGAAAGAAAGGGGATTCATAGGAATAAGACCTGAGAACATCGCTCTGAACACCAAAGAAGGGGATCTCGTCGGTGAGGTCTACGTGGTCGAGCCACTTGGATTTGAGACGGTGGTGACGGTCAAAGTGAACATGAATTCCTTGAGGGTCTTGGTCTTCGAGGATGTGCCCTATAGAAGCGGTGATAGAATATTTTTGAAGTTCAGAAAAGACAAACTGCACGTTTTTGACGAAAACGGTGTTCGTGTACGCAGGAGAGATGAGGCGTGATCTTCGAAGGCAAAATAAACCTGAGCGAGAGCAAGACGGTGAAGAAAATCGATTTCGATGTTCCACGCAACGCCAGCAAACTCACCGTCCGCTTTGAGTACTCTCCCACATCGCTCGGTCCCGTGCAGAACCACGTGAATCTCCTCTTCTACGATTCGCTCGGAAGGTTCATGGGTAGGTGCGACAGAGGTACGAAGAACTTCGTCGTTGCGCCACAAGCCAGCGAAGCTGCCGTTCAGACACGCCCCTTACCTGGAAGATGGACAGTCTTTTTCGAGAATCATTATCTCTTCAGTGATGTTCACTACAGACTTGAGATTCTGTGTGAAGGTGAAGAAGGGTTCAAAACCTTCAAAGGAGAGTTCCACACTCACTCTCGGCACAGCGACGGAACCATGAGTGTGAGTGAACTTTCGATGTTCCTCAAAGAGAAAGGTTTTGACTTCTTCTTTCTGACCGACCACAGTAACATCTCTGGCTGGAGAGAACTCGAAGAGCTTCCCGGTGCTGTGGGCTTTCCCGGCCAAGAGATGAACACGTTCAAGGGCCATGCACTTGTTCTTGGCGGTAAGACATTCGTCGACTGGAAGGATCGAGAGGGAAGGGAGAAAGATTTCGATGAGATCGTCCGTGAAGCGCACGCACAGAACGCCCTGATCGGTGTTGCTCATCCATTCGTAATGGGAGAACCAGCCTGCGTTGGATGCAAATGGACGTACGAATTCGATCCGTTCGATGCAGATTTTGTCGAAGTTTGGAACGCCGATCTGTCCAGGTTGGAACTGAACTACGAAGCCATAGGTAGCTGGTTGAAAGCGGTCAGGAGTGGCAAGAGGGTGATCGCCACCGCAGGCAGGGATTTGCACACGAAGGACGAAAGAGATTGGATGGCTAATTACGTCTCAGCGAGGAGTTTGGAACTGATGGAAGTGCTCTGGTCGATCAAGTTCGGTAGAACTTATCTCTCCTCGATCGGAGAAGTTAACATCGATGTTTCTGGAAACAACGTCGGCGAAACTGCAAAACACGATGGAAATGTATTTCTGAGAATAGAAAACTTACCAAAGTCGAACCTTCTGGTCGTGACAAAGAAAACGGTACGAAGCTTCAACGTTTATGGAACTTTCGAAGAAAGGATCGAGGTCGAAGAGAAGGAAGACCTTCTGACCTTGCTCGCGTTCGATGAGAAGGAAAGACCAATTTTGATAAGCAATCCCATCTACCTGACTCGAGGTGAGTGAAGATGAAGAGAGTGTTCGTCGTGACACACACGCACTGGGACAGGGAATGGTACACCACGTTCGAGGTCTACAGGCAGAGGCTTTCGATCTTACTGAGCCAGCTCGTGTCGATCTTGAAGACGGAAGATACCTTCAGACATTTCCACTTGGACGGTCAAACCGTGGTGCTTGAAGATTTCGTTGAAAACGATGGAACGAAAGAAGAATTCTTCGAACTTGTGAGACGGGGTAAGATCGCCGTGGGACCTTGGTACGTGCTCCCCGACGAGTTTTTGATAAGCGGAGAATCTTTCATCAGAAATTATCTGTACAGTCAGCAGGTTGCGAAGAGATTCAACGTGCCCCTCTCGAGAGTTGCCTACCTGCCAGACATGTTCGGACACAACGCGTACACGCCCACAATCTTGAAAGGCCTTGGGATGGAGTGGGCCGTGGTTTGGCGTGGTGTGGACGATGTGAAAGGTACGAGTTTCGTATGGAGTT
This window contains:
- a CDS encoding carbohydrate ABC transporter permease, yielding MKRSLMGRKVIIFLLIPALSLIFVFLILPGVWVLKIGMTNETLTGAKARNPDFVGFENYAKVLSDRFFYNALRITLLFVLGSAIIGQAGLGLSLALLTYRKRRLKSFVQSVVILAWIIPEVVVAYLWIAFLDKDYGTLNVLLSAIGLNKINWFYEYPLLTIIVFNVWRGTAYSMLLFSAALETIPPSYLETAEVIGASSWRKFKDVVFPNIKSYILTDLILITLWTFNVFTPYLLTGGGPSFRTELLSIYIYRTAFRYFKLGYGASIATIALLINFALAMFYLSLSRRRRA
- a CDS encoding carbohydrate ABC transporter permease, coding for MKDPRRTSKIVSYIILAPIVAFFICPIVWLVVTPFSIRPSLFISLSGFTLNNFARVFQNRTAINAFRNSLVISVSVVVLVTTCALFAAYVLSRHDFKGRNVLLYMLVLFSSVVSGAAAMVPIFILNLRLGLVNTELGVILTLSGGIMPTALFILKDFFDSIPRTYEEAALVDGSSPMQVMFRIFLPLSSKGIIVIAMLVFTQSWSNFLVPFVLLRSTSKYPVSVAIYTFFSEVGVPDIGMISAYAFLYTLPVIFAYVLIERKFGFSFYGGIKG
- a CDS encoding ABC transporter ATP-binding protein, with protein sequence MSWIVLESVTKRFSNVVAVNKVNLQIERQDFFTLLGPSGCGKTTTLRLIAGLEFPDEGKIYIAQRDVTMELPKNRNVAMVFQNYALYPHMTVRENIAYPLLVRKVPKKEIERKVAFVAESLQISDLLERYPQQISGGQQQRVALARAVIQTPNVFLLDEPLSNLDAKLRIEARSFLKRLSMELGTSVVYVTHDQSEAMALSTKIAVMNQGHVLQVGTPRQIYDTPANTFVASFIGNPPMNIVECRFDGPACILDGQKIDLSELALIEFPKERGFIGIRPENIALNTKEGDLVGEVYVVEPLGFETVVTVKVNMNSLRVLVFEDVPYRSGDRIFLKFRKDKLHVFDENGVRVRRRDEA
- a CDS encoding CehA/McbA family metallohydrolase; this translates as MIFEGKINLSESKTVKKIDFDVPRNASKLTVRFEYSPTSLGPVQNHVNLLFYDSLGRFMGRCDRGTKNFVVAPQASEAAVQTRPLPGRWTVFFENHYLFSDVHYRLEILCEGEEGFKTFKGEFHTHSRHSDGTMSVSELSMFLKEKGFDFFFLTDHSNISGWRELEELPGAVGFPGQEMNTFKGHALVLGGKTFVDWKDREGREKDFDEIVREAHAQNALIGVAHPFVMGEPACVGCKWTYEFDPFDADFVEVWNADLSRLELNYEAIGSWLKAVRSGKRVIATAGRDLHTKDERDWMANYVSARSLELMEVLWSIKFGRTYLSSIGEVNIDVSGNNVGETAKHDGNVFLRIENLPKSNLLVVTKKTVRSFNVYGTFEERIEVEEKEDLLTLLAFDEKERPILISNPIYLTRGE